AGTCATTGGTGTTTTGTTAATCTTTTCTACCCCCTCTTTCTCATGCTCAGCTGTGCTATCAAATATTTCAGAGATTGAAACATGGAACTTCTATCTTTGGCTGAATGCTAATGTGTATCCAATTGTTTCGGAACCAGGATGCCATCACTATCCTGTGCTTCTGGTTGTTGGTATGTACATGCACATCATGTTCATCTTGTATAGTTCGATTCACTTCAGTTGCCTTCGAGTTCGTATTGTtcggtttgacttgactttgttTTTATAACATTCATTATTCAACTCTCCTTACTGCCTTTTTATAAGATGAAATGCCAGGCGCAACTTAAGGATACTAGGTTTTTGGACCGTTTTCCGTGAGTAAGAAAATTCTATAGGATCGGATCGATTTAAAAGGCTTGCCAATTTCAATAAGCCTGGGCTGCCTGGAATCTTACCGGTTCGATTGAAATTCACGAACCGGAGGAAAATAACCGGGTCTACAAACTCTAGCAACTGAAACCCACACCTTACCGGTTCGATTGAAATTCACGAACCGGAGGAAAATAACCGGGTCTACAAGCTCTAGCAACTGAAACCCACACCGACTTTCTGTATATCATCTCCTTGCCGTTCCGGTCGAATCCCCTCCCTCTCCGGCCTGCGGCGGCGTGCGAGGGACGACACCGCCTATCGAGATCAGGCGTGACGCTCCGACTCTTCCTCTGCCCTGATCGGTAACATCTCCGCTTCATCTCGTCTACCCCGTTTTTTTCCCCCGTTCGATCTTCTCACTTGTCTGATCGCCCAAAACGGCGCGGACCAATCGAAAAAAAATCCTAGGTTTTCGACTTCGGTCGTTCTTTACCAcccttttttcttttccttgcttTATCAAGGTGActttatttttagtttaattacTCCTAGGGTTTCCAATGGAACTGACTTGTTAAAAATCGATCTTTGTTTGCCCTTTTCTGATGGATCGCTTTCTCAATTGTGGTTTTCTGTAGGTTTGTTGGAAGAACTCGATAGATTTTCACCGGAGTCCACTACGATTGGATTTGAGAAAGGGCTTTTGGGGGCATCGTCCTTGGTTCGTGGTTGTTTTTTTCCGAGTTATCTCTTCTTGCATGAATGGCTAGAGTATAGGTTTTGTTATTTCACAATAAAAGGCATTTCTTTCAGCTTTTTTTGTCACCTCCAAGACTTGTTTGCAGCAGGTCTCTATCTGTGAGTCATTTGCCATTGTACCGGTAAGGTGGCAAATGGAAGGGTCTGAATCTAACAGGATTCGAAGCAAAAGAGATGTTGAGGAAAATGTAGAGGTTAGGAGCAAGGAAGATTATGATGACCGGGAAGGTACAGATAAGAAGAAGCACAAATCTAGCAAGTCAAGGAAACATGCGGATGCAGAGGAAGTTGATGAACAAGACAGTGGCAGGAGGAAGGCTTCTGATGACAGGAATGAGTCCAAGAAGAGGTCTGGTGCCTCGAGTGGCATCGGAAGTGGTGATGAGGATGATTATTCAGTTAGAAAGGAGCCCCGCTTAAAGATCCCACGGAAAGATGCAGATGAGAGAATTGATAGGCGACCTAGTGACAGCTACAGAGACAGGGAACCGGACAGCAGCAGAAAGAGGAGAGATGATGGATATGAGTGGGATCCCTCAAGGAAACCAAGTTCCAAAGCTTCTGCACATGATAACTCTGataataaaagcagaaataaagcAGAGAGTTCATATGATGATGAAAATGAGAAGTTGCATGAAAGAGACTCCAGATATCCTGAGAGGAAGGACAGCGACAAGGAAAAAAAAGATCAAGTTCAGAATGAACATGAAAGAAACACCTATCGTAGGAGATGGGATGAAGTAGAGGTGGTCACAAAGAGAGCAGATGAAGGCAGTCACACTGACAGATCTGATTCAAGACTCAGGAAAGCTTCAGATTCTAATAAGCATGATCTTCAAGTGGACATAGAGACAGACTTCAGAAATGATTCAGGAGAGGGTAAAAGCAAGGTTCTGGATTCAAGTGGTGACAAGGGTAGTAGGTCAAGCAACAGAGATGACAGGAAGGATGGTAGTGAAAGGGGCAGGAATTGGAACAGATTGGAAGTGCAAGATGAGGAAAATAGGATGACTGATGGTCCTCATGAAAGTAGATCAAATGCAGTCAGAGATGATAGGCAAATAAAGGTAAGTGACAGAGCTACTGGGCCAACAGAAGATGTTGAACAAGGTTCCCATAGATACAGTTCAAAGCAGCATAGTGAGAAAGGCGACAAGCAAAGGCAAGAAAGAGATTTTGATCATGGTAATCGTGATGAAGTTGTAACCTGGGAGAAAGCGACCAACATGGATGAAGATAATCATTCTCAGATGCGGGGTACAAGTACAAGGAATGCTGACCGTTATAGACAGTCTCGTAGTCCTGAGAGAACAGGAAGACACTACAGAGAGTATGAAGAGCATGACCGAGGATTTTCAGATTCAGACAATGAAAAGAGCATTAGCATTAAAGGATCCTTGACTGACAGGAATAGGGAGAGGGAAGTTTTTAAAGATCACTGGAAGAGAATTCAAGGCAGGCAAGAGCCAATAGATGGTGATGATTTTGGTCAGGTGAAGGAATGGGAAATCCATAGCCATGAACAGGAAAGGTTTGGTAGTGAGAACATTCAAATTAGATCTGGTTACAGAAAAGATAATCGGACTAGGTCTGAAGGTGCAAGAGGTTCATCGACATTTAGCAATAGAAATGAAAACTCTGATTCAATTGAAATCAGGCCAAATAGGAATTTAGATTTTGGAAAGGATGATTCACTTTCAACCTTTCCTGGAAGGAAAGCTGAAGTGGGCTCACAGCAGGATTTTGCTTCAGGAGGTAGTGATGAGGAATGGGGTTATCTAGCTGAGGATAAAGGAAAAACTGCATCAGCTTATGGGGATGATTCACAGGAAAGATTCCTGGATGATGGCTCACCTGTAGAACAAAGTTCTGGAAGAAATTCTTTTGATTCACAGACTGGGAAAGGATGGAACCATAAAGCATCTATGAACATCAGTCGTGCAGGTGCAGGACATAGTTCTAGTGATAATATTCAATCTTACGGGAACAGCCAGGTAACAGGCCCTTTTAATAGAGGTCTTCAACAAGGACCTAAAGGTGGTAAATCagcaagaggaggaagaggaagattaaATGGGAGGGATTCTCAACGTGTTGGACCTCCATCTTCTATGATGGGTCCTCCCTTTGCTCCCCTCGGCATGCCACCTGGTCCAATGCAGCCAATTGGACCAAACATGACTGCACCTCCACCCATTGGACCTGGTGTTATCATCCCTCCATTTCCTTCACCACTTGTTTGGCCAGGAGCTAGAGGTGTTGATATGAATATGTTGGCTCCTCCACCCAACCTTCCTCATATACCTTCCCTTGGCCCAGCCCGGCCTAGGTTTCCTCCCAACATGGGAATTGGTCCTGGTCACTCAATGTACTTCAACCAAGCTGGCACTGTAAGGGGTATTCCACCTAATATATCAGCTCCAGGATTCAATACAGCAGGACCAGCTAGTCATGATATGCAACATGATAAAGCTCCAGGAGGTTGGGCACCTCCAAGAACTAGTGGACCATCTGGTAAAGCTCCCTCAAGAGGGGAACAAAATGACTACTCTCAGAATTTTGTTGACACTGGCATGAGACCCCAGAATTTCATCAGGGAGCTCGAGCTTACTAGTGTCGTTGAGGACTATCCAAAGTTGAGAGAACTTATTCAGCGAAAAGATGAGATTGTCGCTAAGTCAGCTTCAACACCCATGTATTATAAGTGTGATTTACGGGATCATGTACTTTCTCCTGAATTCTTTGGGACCAAAtttgatgttattcttgtggATCCTCCTTGGGAGGAGTATGTTCATCGAGCTCCTGGTATTACTGATCACCTGGAGTACTGGACTTTTGAGCAGATACGCGATCTCAAGATTGAGGTATGTCTAAGTCTTCTACTTTGAATTTCTAATCatctttgaggtgtattgttTTTGAGATGCTATGCTGCAAGTTGGCCATTCTTTCAGTGAAGGATGAGTCTGCCATTTAAGCACATTTTACTGTCTTATGCAGGCAATAGCTGACACACCATCATTTATCTTCTTGTGGGTCGGTGATGGTGTGGGGCTGGAACAGGGTCGTCAATGTCTAAAAAAGGTATGTTATGCCACTTATGTTTCAGTTTATTTATCTTCTCTTGATTTAGTTTGTTGTTCTCACATGCTGTGCATGTAATATTCTCTTAGCATCATAGGTAGCTCCTCCACACCTACTGtttctattttttaatgtttttttgctACTATATCTGTTATCCCTGTTCTTAGACTTGTATACCTTTACTATATCTGTTTTATAGTGGGGTTTTAGAAGGTGTGAAGATATTTGTTGGGTGAAGACAAACAAAAAGAATGCTACTCCAGGTCTGAGACATGATTCTCACACACTGTTTCAGCATTCAAAGGTTGGTTCCTTCCCCATTATATTCCTATTCTTCTTCATGCCTGCTCGTCTATATTTTTGTTTTACTTTTCTGTTTCTTTTAACATTTACAGGAACACTGTTTGATGGGCATAAAAGGAACGGTTCGACGTAGCACTGATGGACATATCATCCATGCCAATATCGACACAGATGTTATAATCGCTGAGGCACCAAGTGATGGTTAGTTTAGAGTGCTGTACAATATTTTTATCTCCATTAACTGAATGTGCTACTTTTTTTTACATGACCTCCTTACTAATAGGATCCTTATCTACTCTATAGTATTTAAATGCCTCTTAGCTATTAGTGCCCTTTTGCACCAACCACCAGGACCTTATGTAGCTTTTATATTATATTCACTGTCACTTAACTTGTAAAATAGATTTTTTCCCCAGTGGTTAGATGTGTTTCATTTTGGCATTTCTTGTTTTTTTAGATAAACCTCCAGCACCATAACTTAGTCATCAACCTGCCATCCTTTAGTTCCCTTAGTTAAACATATTAGTTTGCATAAGGCATGATGGCTTTTGCACTTTTCCccgtcaatttaattcaattaaaaaaattatatggtGTGTTTGATTTACAGTTAGCGTGTCCACTTGCAATaaatcttctttttcttcttctccttcttttgtcACCTTCAGCTGGATCTACCAAAAAGCCAGATGATATGTATAGAATTATTGAGCATTTTGCACTTGGACGAAGGAGGCTTGAACTCTTTGGTGAGGACCACAATATTCGATCTGGCTGGTTAACTGTAGGCAAAGGATTATCTTCCTCTAATTTCAATGCTGAGGTACATGTTCCTTGCAATACGCTAGAATGTTTTTCAAAGATTCTTTATATTAGTAACATTTGATTCTTTCTCTTTGTGACTGTCCTGATTGCTTGTTGATTGGCAGACCTATGTTCGGAATTTCAATGACAAGGATGGGAAGGTTTGGCAGGGTGGTGGAGGGCGAAACCCACCACCTGATGCTCCTCATCTTGTGTTGACTACGCCTGAGATTGAAAGTTTGAGGCCGAAATCACCACCTCAGAAGAATCAACAACAATCAGCGCCAATAGTAAGTTCTGGCAACAGGAGGCCTTCAGGAAACTCTCCACAGAACCCCATGAATCCATCTTTTCATGGGACGATGAATGCTGATCTGCCTGGCTCTGAACCTGCAACTCCAGCTCCTTGGTCTTCCTCCCCAATGGTTGGATTCAGAGGACCTGATGGCGAACTCATGGGCATGGATGGTTATGATGGATATGGGTTCAATGCCTCTTTTCCTCAACCATTTGGAGATCATATAGACATTGATCCTCGTCGATCGATTAATTTTTTGTAACAAGGAACATAATCTGTGGAGAACTCCCTTATTTTCGTTTATTTCATATGCATGAGCGGAATTGTTAAGTGGCCTTTTGTCTGCTATCGTCATTCTTTATTGCAATTGTTTCCTTGCTGCCGCAGTCTTGCAAGGGCATCTTTGTtgctttttttttagtttaattttgttgACTGTATTTGTATTTCATCCAGGTGATTATTTCCCAAGTGCCTCGAAAAAAGATCATGCGTCTTGAAGAAAAGATTGATCAATTCTAGTTTTATACTTTCTGGTTGACAAGTTCGGCTGTGTTAAATATGACAATTGTAGTTGTGCCACTATTTTAAGTTCTGGCCTATGACTTGTTTGCAATCGTGGAGCAGTAATTAATCATGGATATTGTTTCATGCTTTCTTTCTAAATCTTTGTACTTTTTTGCAGTTTCTACCATAGTAGTTGAATCCTCTTGCTACTACTAGTGACTAAACTTTTCACCTTGGTGGATTTAAAGATAGGTTGGTAAATTATGCAGGGAGGTGCTTGCAATTCCTACCTTTAACCCCTTGAGATGCTCGAGTGTGGCTGGTATTATCAGTAAGCAAAGCTCGTGTGGTGCTCAAGTGGTAGCTTCCTTTCCTGGTGAGTGGTGAgcattaattattatttggtatGACCTCATTTATGCTCTTTAAGTAGGCATTTTCATCCAAAATATTGTTTGAAATGTCAGGCTACTCATTTGTTAAACGTTCTTATTTCCTTGACAATTCAGCTATGCAACTTATCAATGGTGATGCTTATGCAATATGGATAACATGACATGAAAATTAGTATCTTCTCTTAATTTAACAGGGATTATCTCGCTACGTATACCTGAATGGTATATGTTTCCCACATAGTTGAGACATCGTTgctatttgtttattattatttcacTTCCACAAGACTAAGTGAATCGAAGTTCTCCTCTATTTCCTAGCTAGTAAGCAACTGAAGCTACATTTTCCCCTCTTTTCTATATGCTTTTAGCTCTGAAAGTATGGCCTATTTGCAGGAAATGGTAGAGCTAGAGCTTTGTTCAAGGTACGTGACGTTACTGCCAATCTTTAATATGGATTTCATTTCTGTGCACAAATCATTGCATTTGCTATTTATTTTGCATTTGGATATCTACACTCTGGAAACTACAATTAATTctctttcttaaattttaattgataagcAATTTCAACTGCCTGCATCCATACCAGAGACTGGAATGGCTAGGCCATGATGGTTCTGCTTGCCTGGTGAATCCTTTAACATATGAATCATTAAAAAAATGATGCGTTTACTTAGTGAAGCATTCGTTGGTAAGTGTTTCAAACTATACATGATTGAATTCCCTTGATACATTCAAAGTATTCTTGATTTGCTTAATTAATGTTGTTCTCTGCCTTGTTGATAGTATCTTAGATCACAATGATTTGCTCAGGTGGGTCGTCAATCTGTGATTTGTAAGTTTTATACGGGCGGAGAGATCTTGAAAATCTTCCTCCATCGTTGAGTAACAGTGTTATAAGTGTGATCGAGATTGAGTCGAAATGCGAAGCTGATACTTGCATGTATAGCGGAGCGTGTTGGAGGAGCAAGATCATGCTAGATCATTTTTTTAAGTGATGCAAGATATCATCGAGGTAGATATTTATTGGATTGAACTAATAGGAGGCCAAGTAGCTTGAAGAGAGGAGAATTATCTCCCATCAAAATTGAGAGATTAGCTCACGAGGTATTGTTTGTGCATATAATTCTTAAAGAAATTGATATTGCATTGTACTAGGCATATATCAGTTTTGATCTACAAACAATTCAATGTCAACAAATAATGTTAGAGGGCTCTCCAACTTCAAATTTTATGAACTCATTGTTCGTGTAGTTATTCAGCCGTTCCAGCCCATTAATTCTAGGATGACCACTTTAGTCCCATAAAAATTTTTTATAGTACATCTGAATACTTTCGCAATGGACAATTCAATCTCTTAGGGTTGCCATTCTATTAAAGGAAAATATCTTACAATGTGTTAAAAATCGAATCATTAAAGTTAAAAGGTGATTACGTTCATCTCAGACATCTTCCACAGTCTGTTCTATTCCCAAGTTATGTGAAGAGAGGTAAATCATGAAGTCATTTTATAGTTGATCGTCaagtaaggatttttttttttaaaatttttatttatgagAGCATGTACCCATCGGGAATTTATCCTTTGCCCCATTGTAGCATATCTGTGATCCTCTAGCCAATTGAGCACCTCATGGAGACTTGAAATCGAACCATGAGTATTTGAGAGATTGCATGCACCATAGTCCGAGggtaaaaaaaatcaatacaGAAAGATGAGAAttatagttatttatttattttggtaTTTTAAGAATTCAGCCTTccattaattttggaggtgcatGGTTTGATCCTATGGAAGTTTTTCATCAGTTATCAAGATAAATCGAGAAATGTTCACGGCTCATTCAAGTGGACATCCTTGTTAGATTTATCGTGTCACTAGATAAAATCTCTACTGAGCACCGCAGTGccattagagaaatttttttatagtgcgttaattaaaatttaaatcttaaatgtTTAATCTTAAATGTTTGATTAATCATTCAAAGGCCTAATCGATTGTATCTTGTCTCGGggttataataatttatttatgagTTAGAAATAAAtagttaaaacaaaaaaaaaaaaaaaatcaaggatcACAACCTCCCATCATTTCTCATGAAAATTGTGCATTTAGTATCAAAACAATGAATGCACATCGTATAAAAGGATAAGGTGTACTAAAGAAAATCATATATTAGTGAGCATTTTAGCAATGGATTATTTACTTTATCATTAATAGCGATGGATAATTTATTCATCATCGCTATTAGCGACGGAGTAAATACACCATAGTTAAttgtataataaaattaaaaaaaactcagCCGATTATAGCGATGGAATAAATATTAACGGTCACTAATCACTACTATTTAGTGACATACCTGATATAGCGACAGAATATTTAAACTTCCATCcctaaaataagaaaaaatatagggTTTCTGGTTCGATCTCACATTCACGCTATCGATCTCCCCTCTCTCATCCTTCGGTGATCCTACCTGATGATCGTCTACGGCATCTCCAGCGCTCTTCCTCTCTAGCCTGTCCTCTCCGACATTCCTTTGAGT
This region of Zingiber officinale cultivar Zhangliang chromosome 9A, Zo_v1.1, whole genome shotgun sequence genomic DNA includes:
- the LOC122018765 gene encoding N6-adenosine-methyltransferase non-catalytic subunit MTB-like, with protein sequence MEGSESNRIRSKRDVEENVEVRSKEDYDDREGTDKKKHKSSKSRKHADAEEVDEQDSGRRKASDDRNESKKRSGASSGIGSGDEDDYSVRKEPRLKIPRKDADERIDRRPSDSYRDREPDSSRKRRDDGYEWDPSRKPSSKASAHDNSDNKSRNKAESSYDDENEKLHERDSRYPERKDSDKEKKDQVQNEHERNTYRRRWDEVEVVTKRADEGSHTDRSDSRLRKASDSNKHDLQVDIETDFRNDSGEGKSKVLDSSGDKGSRSSNRDDRKDGSERGRNWNRLEVQDEENRMTDGPHESRSNAVRDDRQIKVSDRATGPTEDVEQGSHRYSSKQHSEKGDKQRQERDFDHGNRDEVVTWEKATNMDEDNHSQMRGTSTRNADRYRQSRSPERTGRHYREYEEHDRGFSDSDNEKSISIKGSLTDRNREREVFKDHWKRIQGRQEPIDGDDFGQVKEWEIHSHEQERFGSENIQIRSGYRKDNRTRSEGARGSSTFSNRNENSDSIEIRPNRNLDFGKDDSLSTFPGRKAEVGSQQDFASGGSDEEWGYLAEDKGKTASAYGDDSQERFLDDGSPVEQSSGRNSFDSQTGKGWNHKASMNISRAGAGHSSSDNIQSYGNSQVTGPFNRGLQQGPKGGKSARGGRGRLNGRDSQRVGPPSSMMGPPFAPLGMPPGPMQPIGPNMTAPPPIGPGVIIPPFPSPLVWPGARGVDMNMLAPPPNLPHIPSLGPARPRFPPNMGIGPGHSMYFNQAGTVRGIPPNISAPGFNTAGPASHDMQHDKAPGGWAPPRTSGPSGKAPSRGEQNDYSQNFVDTGMRPQNFIRELELTSVVEDYPKLRELIQRKDEIVAKSASTPMYYKCDLRDHVLSPEFFGTKFDVILVDPPWEEYVHRAPGITDHLEYWTFEQIRDLKIEAIADTPSFIFLWVGDGVGLEQGRQCLKKWGFRRCEDICWVKTNKKNATPGLRHDSHTLFQHSKEHCLMGIKGTVRRSTDGHIIHANIDTDVIIAEAPSDAGSTKKPDDMYRIIEHFALGRRRLELFGEDHNIRSGWLTVGKGLSSSNFNAETYVRNFNDKDGKVWQGGGGRNPPPDAPHLVLTTPEIESLRPKSPPQKNQQQSAPIVSSGNRRPSGNSPQNPMNPSFHGTMNADLPGSEPATPAPWSSSPMVGFRGPDGELMGMDGYDGYGFNASFPQPFGDHIDIDPRRSINFL